One genomic segment of Streptococcus salivarius includes these proteins:
- a CDS encoding DUF3013 family protein — protein MAKFGFLSVLEEELDKHLDYDFAMDWDKKNHAVEVTFILEAQNSSNVETIDDKGEVSDEDVIFEDYVLFYNPAKSRFDEEDYLVTIPYEPKKGLSREFLAYFAETLNEVATEGLSDLMDFLSDDGPEEFGLVWDKEAFEKGKDQLEEKEFFAYPRY, from the coding sequence ATGGCTAAATTCGGCTTTTTGTCAGTATTAGAAGAAGAATTAGATAAGCACCTGGACTATGATTTTGCGATGGACTGGGATAAAAAGAATCACGCTGTGGAAGTAACCTTTATCCTAGAAGCGCAAAACAGTAGCAATGTGGAGACTATTGATGATAAGGGTGAAGTGTCTGATGAAGATGTTATTTTTGAAGACTACGTGCTCTTTTACAATCCAGCAAAATCACGTTTTGATGAAGAGGACTACCTAGTGACAATCCCATACGAACCTAAGAAAGGTCTATCTCGTGAGTTTTTGGCCTATTTTGCGGAGACCTTGAATGAGGTGGCGACAGAAGGATTGAGTGACTTGATGGATTTTCTATCTGATGATGGACCTGAGGAATTCGGTTTGGTTTGGGACAAAGAAGCTTTCGAAAAAGGGAAAGATCAACTCGAAGAGAAGGAATTTTTTGCTTATCCGAGGTATTAA
- a CDS encoding NUDIX hydrolase — protein MDAYLKNQFDFTGVKAALLVEQSILVILRDNKPDIPWPNTWELPGGGREGQETPLECLQREVWEELGLTLKEESIIWSKIYPSMLDKDRSAVFVVGRISQEQYREIRFGDEGQEFKLMPVEDFIKAEGVIPQLQERFKDYLSEKEENNIWTNGKN, from the coding sequence ATGGATGCTTATTTAAAAAATCAGTTTGATTTTACAGGTGTTAAAGCTGCCTTACTCGTAGAGCAAAGTATTTTGGTCATTCTCAGAGATAATAAACCGGATATTCCTTGGCCAAATACATGGGAGTTGCCAGGTGGTGGAAGAGAAGGTCAAGAAACGCCTCTTGAATGTCTTCAACGTGAGGTCTGGGAGGAGCTGGGCTTGACTCTTAAAGAGGAATCGATTATTTGGTCGAAAATCTATCCTAGTATGTTGGATAAAGATAGGTCAGCTGTCTTTGTGGTTGGCCGAATTAGCCAAGAGCAGTATCGTGAGATTCGTTTTGGTGATGAGGGGCAGGAATTTAAACTAATGCCTGTAGAGGATTTTATAAAAGCAGAAGGAGTCATTCCCCAGTTGCAGGAACGTTTTAAAGACTATTTATCAGAAAAGGAAGAAAATAATATATGGACAAATGGCAAGAATTAA
- the prmA gene encoding 50S ribosomal protein L11 methyltransferase, whose amino-acid sequence MDKWQELTIEVNREVEEAASNILIESGSQGVAIDDSADYLENADRFGELYPEVEQVETVKITAYYPESADIEAITKQVNERLAELTDFGLETGDIHLATQELVEEDWAENWKKYYEPARITHDLTIVPSWTDYEASVGEKIIKLDPGMAFGTGTHPTTKMSLFALEQVLRGGETVIDVGTGSGVLSIASSLLGAKEIYAYDLDDVAVRVAQENIDMNPGMENIHVAAGNLLKGVTQEADVIVANILADILIYLTEDAYRLVKDEGYLIMSGIISEKWDMVRESAEKAGFFLETHMVQGEWNACVFKKTDDISGVIGG is encoded by the coding sequence ATGGACAAATGGCAAGAATTAACGATTGAGGTTAATCGTGAGGTCGAAGAGGCGGCTTCTAATATTTTAATTGAATCTGGTAGTCAAGGTGTGGCTATTGATGATAGTGCAGATTATTTGGAAAATGCAGACCGTTTTGGTGAGCTTTATCCTGAGGTTGAGCAGGTTGAGACGGTTAAAATTACGGCATATTATCCGGAGTCAGCAGATATCGAAGCTATTACTAAGCAGGTTAATGAGCGTTTGGCTGAGTTGACGGATTTTGGTCTTGAAACTGGAGACATTCACTTGGCTACTCAAGAATTGGTTGAAGAAGACTGGGCTGAGAATTGGAAGAAGTACTATGAACCAGCTCGCATTACCCACGATTTGACTATCGTACCGTCATGGACGGATTATGAGGCATCAGTAGGTGAGAAGATTATCAAGCTAGATCCTGGCATGGCCTTTGGAACCGGAACACACCCAACGACTAAGATGAGTCTTTTTGCACTCGAACAGGTGCTTCGTGGTGGCGAGACGGTGATTGATGTGGGAACTGGTTCGGGTGTCCTCTCGATTGCTAGCTCTCTTCTTGGAGCTAAGGAAATCTATGCCTATGACCTTGACGATGTGGCGGTTCGAGTGGCACAGGAAAACATTGATATGAATCCTGGCATGGAAAATATCCACGTTGCGGCAGGTAATCTTTTGAAGGGCGTGACGCAAGAAGCTGATGTTATCGTGGCTAATATTTTGGCGGATATTCTCATCTATCTGACGGAAGATGCCTACCGTTTGGTTAAGGATGAAGGTTATTTGATTATGTCAGGGATTATCTCTGAAAAATGGGATATGGTGCGTGAATCGGCTGAGAAAGCTGGTTTCTTCCTAGAAACTCACATGGTTCAGGGAGAGTGGAATGCTTGTGTCTTCAAGAAGACAGATGATATTTCAGGTGTGATCGGAGGCTAA
- a CDS encoding 16S rRNA (uracil(1498)-N(3))-methyltransferase — protein MQQYFIKGQVENPVIIKDKDTVKHMFNVMRLTEDDQVVLVFEDGIKRLARVTDRENHIFEVIEDLNDNVEMPVSVTIASGFPKGDKLELVTQKATELGAQAIWSFPADWSVVKWDGKKLAKKEDKLAKIALGAAEQSKRNSVPEVRLFEKKGEFLSELDNFDKIFIAYEETAKAGELATLARELAQVENGQKILFIFGPEGGISPSEIDAFEEAGGLKIGLGPRIMRTETAPLYALSSVSYALELNK, from the coding sequence ATGCAACAGTATTTTATAAAGGGGCAAGTTGAAAATCCAGTAATCATCAAAGACAAGGATACTGTAAAGCATATGTTTAACGTTATGCGTTTAACAGAGGATGATCAGGTTGTCTTGGTTTTTGAAGACGGTATCAAGCGTCTTGCGCGTGTGACTGACCGTGAGAATCATATCTTTGAAGTGATTGAAGACTTAAATGATAATGTTGAGATGCCTGTATCTGTAACCATTGCCTCTGGCTTTCCCAAGGGAGATAAGCTAGAGTTGGTGACACAAAAGGCAACAGAGCTTGGAGCTCAGGCTATTTGGTCCTTTCCTGCCGACTGGTCTGTGGTCAAGTGGGATGGTAAGAAGCTTGCCAAGAAGGAAGATAAACTTGCCAAGATTGCTCTAGGAGCTGCAGAACAATCCAAGCGTAATAGTGTTCCAGAAGTTAGATTGTTCGAGAAGAAGGGAGAATTTCTATCAGAATTAGATAATTTTGATAAGATTTTTATCGCCTATGAGGAAACAGCCAAAGCAGGCGAGTTGGCTACTCTAGCTCGTGAGTTGGCTCAGGTAGAGAATGGTCAGAAAATTCTCTTTATCTTTGGACCAGAAGGTGGTATTTCTCCGTCTGAGATTGATGCATTTGAAGAAGCTGGTGGCCTTAAAATTGGCCTTGGACCACGTATTATGCGGACGGAAACGGCTCCTCTCTACGCTTTGAGTAGTGTCAGTTATGCCCTAGAATTGAATAAATAA
- a CDS encoding IS110 family transposase, translating into MEVMIETCCGIDVHQKSIVCCILDGPLESNKPKKIQKKFGTTTIALQNALDWLLENHVTHVFFESTGQYWVPLFNIFSDSELNLILANPQHIKNVPGRKTDMKDAEWIAQLGRCGLIEPSYIPSPEVMQLRLLTRRLRSYKQRQTQIKNEIHNLLQRANIKLTSYLSDIFSKTGQSLLTLFINGELIDYDNVTACIHKHVKASPEELMEAMNGKLSLEDRFLLDQSLEEYQLYQKLMNKLRSEIIAYIEKEFP; encoded by the coding sequence ATGGAAGTTATGATTGAAACTTGTTGTGGAATTGATGTCCACCAAAAGTCTATCGTTTGTTGTATTCTAGATGGTCCACTAGAAAGCAATAAACCTAAAAAGATTCAGAAAAAATTTGGTACAACAACTATAGCTCTCCAAAACGCCTTAGATTGGTTATTGGAAAATCACGTCACACATGTCTTTTTTGAAAGCACTGGCCAATATTGGGTACCACTCTTTAATATATTCTCAGACTCAGAACTCAATTTGATATTAGCTAACCCCCAACATATTAAGAATGTGCCTGGTCGAAAAACAGACATGAAAGATGCCGAATGGATTGCACAGCTCGGACGTTGTGGACTTATTGAGCCTTCTTACATTCCAAGCCCTGAAGTGATGCAGTTACGTTTACTCACTCGTAGGTTACGTTCTTACAAACAACGTCAAACTCAAATAAAGAATGAAATTCATAACCTCTTACAACGTGCTAATATCAAACTAACCAGCTATCTTTCTGATATCTTCTCTAAGACAGGACAGTCTCTTTTAACGCTCTTTATCAATGGGGAACTCATTGATTATGACAATGTGACAGCTTGTATTCACAAGCATGTCAAAGCAAGTCCCGAAGAATTAATGGAGGCCATGAATGGGAAGTTGTCACTGGAGGATCGATTTCTCTTGGACCAAAGCCTAGAAGAATATCAATTGTATCAAAAACTCATGAACAAATTAAGGAGTGAAATAATAGCTTATATCGAAAAGGAGTTTCCCTGA
- a CDS encoding IS110 family transposase, producing the protein MIPGVSETCAATILAEIGPDVKAFQSDAHLASWAGLCPGSYESAGIKKSSHITQGNRYIKQALTMSGLIAAHSKDNAFSSFYSKISQRGSKMKAVIACAHKLLRIIYKILATHQEYDKEKVLGLRQQF; encoded by the coding sequence ATGATTCCTGGTGTGAGTGAAACTTGTGCAGCCACAATTTTAGCTGAGATTGGACCAGATGTGAAGGCTTTTCAATCAGACGCACACTTAGCTTCTTGGGCTGGGCTCTGCCCAGGATCTTATGAAAGTGCTGGCATTAAAAAATCCTCACATATCACGCAAGGAAATCGATATATCAAGCAGGCTTTGACCATGTCGGGATTGATTGCGGCTCACTCTAAAGACAATGCGTTTTCATCTTTTTATAGCAAAATTTCCCAAAGAGGAAGTAAGATGAAAGCCGTCATTGCTTGCGCACATAAGCTACTTCGTATCATTTACAAAATTCTCGCAACACACCAAGAATACGACAAAGAAAAAGTGCTAGGACTGAGGCAACAGTTCTAA